Genomic segment of Malania oleifera isolate guangnan ecotype guangnan chromosome 7, ASM2987363v1, whole genome shotgun sequence:
CGTAAAAATTGTTACATACCATACTAAAATGACATGTTGTGACGCTAGCTAGTTCCTTCTATTTATTATCATTTTTGTATGCCTGCATGTGGTTATACTAAACGTCACAATTTCAAATTAGGCATACGTTAAAGGAAATATTTATTCTATTAGGATGATTAATTTAGGTTTTAACCACGCGCAAGGTATTTTAGTGTGATAGTATTGTGAGGCTAACGGGTCAAAACAATTAAAATCTCATTAGAGTTAATGCTAATTAAGAACATTTATCACTTGGGGTACTAATATGTGTGTAGTCCCCGGACAAAATGAGGTATCTACATAACCGAACATCAAAAAGTAAAGCTTaacaaaaaagaaaatcaaacttaaccaaataaatttttaagcAAATCGAACTGAATGAATTTActtgattaatttgatttttactAAATTATGCTCATCCTTAGAAGTaacaagaagaaagaaataaCAATAAAGGGTAGGGAAGCAGAAATAGCTAGGCAACATGAATATTCTTCTTCtagtaccttttttttttttctcccctaGCTTCCTCAATAATTCTTCCCATTTAATTTATTACCAATAACAACTTCATTTTTCAATTAAGCTCCtactttttaaatttatataattaacTATAAATTTATATGACAAAATAATTTAGTAGGtgaaattttttcaaataatttactCTTTTATTACAATGGTAGATGATACCTTAaaagctcatatatatatatattgcatgaaTTTATAATTGTAGCATGCAAAAACtcattttaaattatatattctACTATCTTTCATGAATTATTATAGATTAAAATTTCAATATCAACTTACTTTATATATAgaatggatttaaaaaaaaaaaacaagagaaacAAATAAATGGAAAAATTGGATGTCCACatgaaaaaattatgaaatgtatttttCAAACATTAATCCCATTAAAATTGACGATTGAGTATTGCTTttcgaaaaaataaaaaaataaaaaaaatgaaagagtgctaaactagaaaaagaaaaaaaaaaacctaatagAGTATAGAATGACAAGAAATATAAAAGCAATCTCATTAAGAAATTGGTGTTCACATGAAAGAGGATGTTCTTAAATATTTTGCCTTTGAATTTATaaaattctgctatatatatagTATGCTAGTCCAGTCTTTCCTTCtccaattaaataaaaaattctatATCAAAAGTATCAAATTGAAAATAATGTACATAGGAGCTTGAAGCAAActatattgaagaagaaattacatatattattttatttaaaataaaatattattcgATTATAATCAAgatagattttattttttttttcatttttttggccaagaattagtggaatatgaaaatttttaaatttcttcaccaattattataaaataaaatttcttcatCAACTTACTTTGTAAATAAAACAATTAAGAAACCAATGACTTTCAGAAAACAAATCAAACAAAGATAATGAAAAATTTGAATATTTACATTCAAAATATCAAtccaatagtatttttcaaattgacGAGTACGgcgtttcaaaaaaaaaaaaaaaaaaagaagttaatGGACTATACTAGAACGACAAATTGGGCAAGAATAGTGGCGGCGATggatccattcaagaatgcaatTATGGTGGAAAATATGAGAGCAGGGGAGTTCACTGTACTCTGCGCCATCCGAAAACTCGTCCAAGCAGACTGCACACagttcctcctcctcctcctctccctTTCCCTCTTCCTCCTCGTTGGTTCTTTTGGCGCTAAAAGTACGTTTTTTTATACTTTTGAACACAAACTCAATAATTTCAGTTTGTGTTCGGGAGATTATTTCCACCATATCTAAGCTAATCGCTTCCACCGTGTTGATTTCGACGTACGCCACCAACTCGAATGCCCCCGTGCCCGCCGCGCGAGCCATGCCAACGGCCACCCCCTCCATTCCTTGCGCGGCGTAGTCACAGGCTGCTCTGTCCAGATCAAAGCTCCGCATCACATTAAGGAGGAACTCGTGCAGGAGCAGTGGCAGAGCCAAGATGGTCTGGGGAAGGAGGAAATCGCCCCACGACTCTTGAGACGGGATGCCCCCGTCGCTGGAGAAGGCGATTGCGCCGTCCACCGAGAGGTGGTGTCGCTGGAACCGGCGAGTGAGGTGAACTTCAAGGAGTCCGGCACCTGGAGGCGGCGGAAGAGGAAAATCATCAGGAGCGATTGGAGTGGCGAAGATGCTTAGGGAAATTTCTCGACGAGTCATCTTTCAGATTAAGCGAAAGAGGAATTGTGACTTGTGAGTAGCGACGATGGAATTCATTATTTATAGAATGCAATTAACGGCCATATTTTCGAACGGGGAATTACAAGAGGAGCCGGCCCGTCCACTTGGAGCTGGGACTCTCCTATAATATGTTGACACGTGGCATGGGTGGGGGGCGCGTGGTGGGGGGTGTTTGGTTTTGttgtgttttgaaaaaaaaaatttaaaaggattgtTTTAGAATAGGAAAGCTTCCTAATCCCTATTCTCTGCGGCCTCGTGGCTCTGGCTCATCTGAAGCTTAATTCACCCCGCACACCCACTGTGATTCCGTCGCACCACCGCAACATCGCGCGGCTTCGGTTGATTTCTCCTTTCCTACTCTCCAAATCTTCGGAATCCCAACCTTTCTCCGCTAGCCCGAGGCCACCGTGCCCATTTGCGGTGTCGCCGTTGCTCCCGCGCATGCATTAATGCAGCGTCCTTTGCCTTTGGTGCCACCGCGATGCCTCCATGGCCGCCGGAGCCTGGTCGAACCCAACCCAATCTCTCCTCGGCGATCTGCGTCTTTGGTAAAAATCACACTTTTAACATTTTAATTTTCCCTCTGATCAGGTCATAAAGATGAAATCAAGCGGAATGGGGGTTTTTATTGGGTTAACCTACTCTCTGCTCGGATTCATCTAGTGGCTTTAACCGGAATCCCGGATGTTTTTGCATTGGGCAACCTTAAATCAAACGGATGTTCAAAAACATTGTTTTCGGCTGCGAACACAGCAACTCCGGTGCCTTTGCTGGCCAGGAGATGGGGGCGTTTGGGCTGGGCGGGGGGCCAGCGTCGTTTATCAACCAGGCGGGGCCCTTTTTTGGAGGCGAGATAGGCCGCCGGCAATCTGGGTTCGACAGTCTATCTGTGTTCGACGGTGTCAAGGctcaaatatttggagaattgcTGCCTTACCTTAAACACAGGTATAGGCGTGTATTTATAGAGATGTAAAATATATTCTTATTACAACTGAATCATGGAAAGATAGGAACAGAGAAATATATTTGAACTTAAACATTTGAATTGAAATTGATTACATATCTAAACAAACATATTAAGAATCTTTGGAAATATTTGAACTGATTTTCGTATAACTGCATATCAAGAATCTTGGGAAATATTTGAACTGATCTTCATGTAACTGCATATCAAGAATCCTAAGAAATATTTGAACTGATCTTCGTGTAACTGCTTTGTGAAGAGCCACTGGTTGTTGCTGTGGATAAGTTTCTAACACGTCCCTTCAAGCTTAACTGTGCAGATACAATGTTCAGTTTGTCATGAAGAAGAGAGAACCGAGAGAAAGATAGTGGTTTGGTAAAGATATTAGCGATCTGATCTCTGGTAGAAATGAAACGAATGTCTAATATATCACGAGCAATCATATctcgaacaaaatgaaaatctatcTCAACATGTTTGGTTCGAGCATGAAAAATCGGATTTGAGGATAAATATGTGACGCCAATATTGTCACACCAAAGAATTGGAGTTGTTGAGGGAAACATCTCAAGTTCAGTTAGAAGAGAACATAACCATGTGATCTCAGCCGCGGTGCTAATGCTTTATATTTAGCTTCGGTGCTTGAGTGGGCTATAGTAGCTTGCTTCTTACAACTCCAAGAAATTAGAATgctcccaagaaaaacacagtaGCCACCTGTGATGCGTCGATCATCCCTACTTCCAGCTCAATCTACATCGAAGTAGGCTTGTAGTGAAAGGGAGTGCGACTTGTGAAATTGGAGGCCAAAATCCACGGTGTGCTTGAAATAGCGCAGCAAGCGCTTGGTTGACTACCAATGGACGATTGTGGGCTTGTGAAGAAACTGAAAGAGCTTGTTAACTGTGAATGCTATATCTGGTCTAGTGTTGCAGAGATAATGAAGAGCACCAATAGTGCTTCTGTAAAGTGTTGGGTTCGAAAATGCTTCACCTTCATAAGCCGAGAGTGTTGTTGCTGTGGCCATAGGAGTCTAAACCGGTTTTGCTTCTAGCATATTGGTACGTTTTAGGATATCCATGATATATCGATGCTGAGATAGAATGAAGCCCTTGGAATATTGAATCATTTCAACACCAAGAAAAAAATGTAGAGGACCCAGATTTTTAACAGTAAAGTCATTGTGTAAAGCTGATAGCAAATCATCAATAGTTGACCGTTTATTGCTTGTGATGAgaatatcgtccacatatattAGCATAAATATTCTGACTGTGGAGGATGTATAAACAAATAAGGAAGTCTCGGACTGAGTACCTTTAAAACCAAGATCAAGAAGCTTGTTGCTGAGTCTAGCAAACCAAGCCTGGGGGGCTtatttgagaccatacaaagTTTTTTGTAATTTACATACATGGTTTGGGTACTGGGGATGAAGAAAACCAGGGGGCTGAGACATATATACTTCCCCTGATAATTttccatgtaagaaggcattttGAATACGATTTGATGAATAGCCCAACCAGCTGAGATAGCTAAGGAAAGAACAGTACGTACCGTTCTAGGCTTGACAACAGGGTTAAATGTTTCACCAAAATCAATACTTGGTTGTTGGTGATAGCTTTTGGTGACAAGACGCGCTTTATAGCGTTCGATAGTACCATCCGCATTTCTTTTGATGTGAAACACCCATTTGGAGCCAATTATGTTAGAAGCTGAATCAGAAGAAATCAGTGTCCATGTTTAATTATGAAGTAATGCAACAAATTCAACGTTCATTGCTTGGCGCCATAGTGGATCTTTGATGGTTGTGGTATAACAGGTAGGTTCGGTAGACTGTTGGGATGATTCGATAAGGAGAGCTCTTGGGATTGGGTATCGGATCATGTCTTCAGGAAGATGTTTGGGTTTTTGGATATTATTTTTGGACCGGGTGATCATTGGGTGTACTGATGATATTTGGGCATTAGTGGTGGATGGAGGAGAGTTGTCTAAGTGCAAAGAAGAGGTTGGGTTTTCTGAAATAAAATTGTCATTCTTTTCTGAGTTTTCTGAGTGCAGAGAAGAGGTTGGGTTGGTGGCATGAGGTGAGGTTACGAAGAGCTTTGGACTGGGTGTATTTGTTTCGCTTGGGAGCTGGTTGTGGTGAGGGGTGTCTGTATGGTCCATTAAGGGATGACTTTGAGGAGCTGCTACTGTCGAGACCCTTGTATCCTATAGAATCAGAATATGACCATGATGGAAgtgagatggaggagagtggcaCATTGCTGTTTTTGAAAGGGAAATTAAATTCATCAAATTGCACATCACGGGAGATATAGACACGGCGAGAGGGAACATGGAGACACTTATATCCTTTGTGTAAAGGACTATATCCGAGGAAGACACATGGGAGAGAATGAGGTTGGAATTTGTTTGCATTGTATGGCCGGAGGTTAGGCCAACAAGTGCAACCAAATATCTTGAGAAAAGTGTAGTCGGGTGGCGATTTGAAAAGAACCTCATATGGGTTACGATTTTGAAGTGTGGGAGTGGGCATTTGATTAATTAAGTAACAGGCCGTGAGAAAAGCATCGTCCCAAAAATGTGGAGGAACGTTTTCTTGGGATAATAAGGCAAGGCCTGTCTCCACTATGTCGCAATGTTTGTGCTCAATAGCATCATTTTGTTGGTGCATATGAGGGCAAGAAATACGATGAATGATACCTTgatcttgaaaaattttatgaagCGAGCGATATTCACCGCCTCAATCAGATTGCACAGCTTTGATTTTGGTATAAAAATATCGTTCTACATATGATTGAAATTTGAGACAAATACGACTAACATCACTTTTTAAAGGAATGGGATAAAGCCATGAATATTTGCTAAATGCATCCaaaaaagaaacataatatttattcCCAATGTTTGAACAAATAGGAGCAGGGCCCCATACATCGGTATAGATCAATGCTAAAGGTTCTATAACTTGAGTTAAAGAAGCGGAAAAGGGTAATTGCCGACTCTTTGAACGCAAGCAAGCAGAGCATTTTTGAGAGATGGAGGGGCGATGTACTGGGACTTGCATTTGACGAAGGATGCGATGAATAATTTGAAACGAAGGATGACTCATAGGAGCATGCCATAAGGAGAGAGTAGAGTGTTCACTTGAGAAAGCGGACAAAACACTTTTATTTTTGGTGGCTGAAATTTGATAGAGTCCATGGTTACTTAGGCCTTGGAGCAGCAGCTTCCCCGTAGCTCGATCcttcaaaagaaaataagatgGGTGGAATTCAAAAAATGTATTAGTATCTTTGGTGAAGCGCTGGACAGAGAGCAGACTTTTGCAAATATGGTGAACATGTAACACATTATTGAGTTGAATTTTAAGTCAGTGAGTGGAAATTTGAGTGGTTTCAATATGATGAATAGGAAGATCATTACCATTGCCTACACGAATTGTGTCAGATCCTGAGTATTCTTCAGCTTTAATATTCAGATTGGCAAGTTCTGAAGTAAGATGATGTGTAGCACCCGAGTACGGGTACCAAGTTGCATCAGTCGAATTTTGGGAAGTTGATACATATGCTTGGCCTTGAGAGGAATCCCGCTGGTATGATTCATCATACCTGTAATAATAGTCCAACGCCACATGACCCGTTTTGTTGCGAATTTGCAAACGGGACGAGAGTTGTTGGAAGAGGATGAAGAACTTCGACCATGCCCCCTGCCTCAGTTGTTCCGAGATGGTGAGTTCTAATAATTACCTCGTCCATTGTGGCTTGGAGAGTCGCGATGATTGCCACGACCACCACGATTTGTGGTGTTGCTGGATGTGAAATTGGCATTGGCGACAGTTAGATCAACTGTGGCTTGATGCTGCTCCAATCATTTTTCATGAGCAAGGAGATGACCATAAAGGTCTTCAATGGATAGAGGTTCAACTCTAGTGGTAATAGATGTGACAAAGGAGTCATAATTCAGTCCAAGGCttataagaagaaaagaaataagctCATAATTGTTTAATGGTTGATCAACAGCAGCAAGGGTATCGGTGAGGTTGGTAAATTGCTGGAAATAATCAGCAATTAAGAGGTTGACTTTTTTGAGAGTAGCAAGATGAAAGTGTATATTGGTGATCCAGGCATGAGAGGTGGAGGAAAACATGCGTTCTAGTGCAAGCCATATTTCGCGCGAGGTGGTGCACTTAACTACATGAGATAAAATTTTTTCCGTGAGGGAGGAGGTAAGGACACTCAGGATGAGTTGGATCTTGAAGGTGCCAAGAGTGGAAGGCATGATTTGGAATGATTTGGGTTGAGTTGTCACTTTCGGAAATATGAGTAGGTGGTACCGGTAGTGAGCCATCAACATAGCCGAATAGACGAGTGCCTTTAAGGTAGGGAACAATTTGGGCATGCCAGAGTAAGTAGTTGTCACGACTTAGCTTGACGGTGATAAAGGAGTGAGGAGTAAGAGAGGTGGGTGGGGATGGAACGAGAGTAGAGGAGGAGGAGGCCATTGGGATCAGATGTTGGtcacttaggctctgataccatgtgaaggCTCCAATATTTGGAGAATTGTTGCCTTACCTTAAACACAGGTATAGGCGTGTATTTATAGAGATGTGAAATACATTCTTGTTACAACTGAATCATGGAAAGATAGGAACAGAGGAATACATTTGAATTTAAACTTTGAATTGAAACCGATTACATATCTAAACAAACATATCAAGAATCCTGGGAAATATTTGAACTGATCTTCGTGTAACTGCTTTGTGAAGAGCCGCTGGTTGTTGCTGTGGATAAGTCTCTAACAGATGGCAAACAGAAGACCTTGTTGTTTGTCATCTGAAAACGAAGAAGCAACGCATCTATCAGAAAAATCTAGCAGAAAATCATCGTCATCCGGCGAACGACCATCGCCGGCGTCGTTGAAGTTGGGGGCGTAGGTACTGGAACCCGCCCTTCTTGTTTTTCCATGACCTTTGACGCGTCCTTCTCCTTCTTCACCGGCTTCTCCGCCGACCACCATGCTTCACCGGCGAAGAACAGAGAAAGAGGTAGATATAAAAGAGAGTAGCGAAGAAGCAGAACCAGGCTTTCTTATTCTAAAACATTCCttttaattggttttttttttttcaacacaaCAACCCCCCCATGCCACGTGTCAGCATATTATATGAGAGGCCCAGCTCCACGTGGAGGGGCCGGCTCCTCTGTAATTTCCCATTTTGGAACAGCGCCCACTTGACATTTTTATAGCCGTTGCTTGTTTTTGCCGGCTTGAGTTGCCCAAAAACCTTAACCGACTTAACATATTTTGCCTCATAAAGCCCTTACGGCGTTCTACACCATGCTCCAGTTTGGCGAAAGAGAAATTGTGACCTGTGAGTAGGGACGATGGAATTCATTATTTATAGAATGCAATTAACGGCCATATTTTCGAACTGCGCCCACTTGACATTTTTATGGCCGTTGCTTGTTTTTTCTGACCTGAGTTGCCCAAAAACCTTAACCGACTTAATGTATTTTGCCCCATAAAGCCCTTAAGGCCTTCTACACCATGCTCCAGTTCGGCTGCACTCCTTTGCCCAAGCACCTGAACCGCCTCTTCAAGATTCTGGTTGTTGCCAGAACTTTCTTTGGCCGTCTTTTGATGCTTTCCGTCCTGCCCTCCGACACAGAGTCGCCCAACACCAAATCCTTCAACTTTATGATGCGAGTGTGTGAAATTTTTGAAAGTATATTCATTTACTGCATTGCAGTGAATTACTTCATTATCATATATCATCTCCTCGAGAGTTTACAAAGATACATATATAGCAA
This window contains:
- the LOC131160670 gene encoding uncharacterized protein LOC131160670 isoform X1: MAAGAWSNPTQSLLGDLRLCNSGAFAGQEMGAFGLGGGPASFINQAGPFFGGEIGRRQSGFDSLSVFDGVKAQIFGELLPYLKHRWSFGAIMYEMLVGHPPFILMILCQHVGRRPKLA
- the LOC131160670 gene encoding uncharacterized protein LOC131160670 isoform X2; the protein is MFKNIVFGCEHSNSGAFAGQEMGAFGLGGGPASFINQAGPFFGGEIGRRQSGFDSLSVFDGVKAQIFGELLPYLKHRWSFGAIMYEMLVGHPPFILMILCQHVGRRPKLA